The Pseudomonas sp. TH06 genome contains the following window.
GCAACCGCTGCTGATCCTCGCCACCTGCGACGAAGAAAGCTCGATGTCCGGCGCCCGCGCGCTGGCCGAGGCCGGGCGCCCGCTGGGCCGTGCGGCGGTAATCGGCGAGCCGACCGGGCTCAAGCCGATTCGTATGCACAAAGGCATCATGATGGAGCGCATCGACATCCTCGGGCAGAGCGGCCATTCGTCGGATCCGCGCCTGGGCCACAGCGCTCTCGAAGCCATGCACGACGCCATCGGCGAGCTGCGTGGCTTGCGTCTGTTATGGCAGCGCGAGTTCAACAATCCACAATTCAGCGTGCCGCAACCGACGATGAACTTTGGTTGCATCCATGGCGGCGATAACCCCAACCGCATCTGCGGCCAGTGTTCGCTGGAGTTCGACTTGCGGCCGTTGCCGGGTATGGACCCGAAAGTCCTGCGCGCGGAAATTCTGCGCAAGCTCAACCCGGTTGCCGAGCGGCATCAGGTGAAGATCGACTACAAACCGTTGTTCCCGGAAGTGCCGCCGTTCGAACAGTCTGAAGACACCGAACTGGTGCGCATCGCCGAAAAGCTCACCGGTCATGCGGCCGAAGCAGTAGCGTTCGGCACCGAAGCGCCTTATCTTCAGCGCCTTGGCTGCGAAACCATTGTGCTCGGCCCCGGCGACATTGCCTGTGCGCATCAGCCGGGCGAGTACCTTGAAATGTCACGTTTGCAGCCTACCGTGCATCTATTGCGACAGTTGATTGAACATTACTGCCTGACAAGTGCCCCAACGTCAGTGACTTCGATGTGAATCCCTGTAGGAGTGAGCCTGCTCGCGATAGCGCTGAAACAGTCACCGAAGATATTGACTGACACACCGCTATCGCGAGCAGGCTCACCCCTACAGGGACTGTGTTTTATCCGATCAAACGCTGTAAATTGCCAGCATTCCAACCCGTATTCATGAGGAGAGCGCGCGTGTCGCCAAGCCTGTTCCGACGATAACCATCAGCCCGCTGTGCGTTTTCCGTTTCGCCCCTTTTTAGGCTGCTATTTATTACAGGCCCAGGTTCATGCCCGAATACGTTAACTGGCTTCGTCACGCGTCTCCTTATATCAATGCCCACCGCGACTGCACCTTCGTCGTCATGCTGCCCGGCGACGGCGTGGAGCATCCGAATTTCGGCAACATCGTCCACGACATCGTCTTGCTGCACAGCCTCGGCGTGCGCCTGGTGCTGGTGCACGGTTCGCGCCCACAGATTGAAACTCGCCTCGCTGCCCGTGGCCTGACTCCGCATTACCACCACGGTATGCGCATCACCGATGCTGCGACCCTTGAGTGTGTGATCGACGCAGTCGGCCAGTTGCGCATTGCCATCGAGGCACGGCTGTCGATGGACATGGCCTCGTCGCCGATGCAGGGCTCGCGTTTGCGGGTGGCCAGCGGCAACCTTGTCACTGCGCGGCCGATTGGCGTGCTCGAAGGTGTCGACTATCACCATACCGGCGAAGTGCGCCGGGTCGATCGCAAAGGCATCAACCGTCTGCTCGACGAGCGCTCGATTGTGCTGCTGTCGCCGCTGGGCTACTCGCCGACCGGTGAAATCTTCAACCTCGCCTGTGAAGACGTCGCCACCCGCGCCGCCATCGATCTGGGCGCCGACAAACTGCTGCTGTTCGGTGCCGACCTCGGCCTGATCGATGAAAACGGCAGACTGGTGCGCGAACTGCGTCCGCAACAAGTGCCGGCGCATTTGCAGCGTCTGGGCAGCAGCAACTACCAAGCGGAATTGCTGGATGCGGCGGCTGAAGCCTGCCGTGGTGGTGTGGCGCGTAGCCACATCGTCAGTTATGCCGAGGATGGCGCGCTGCTGACTGAACTGTTCACCCGTGACGGTGGCGGTACGCTGGTGGCCCAAGAGCAATTCGAACTGGTGCGCGAGGCGGCGATTGAAGACGTCGGCGGCTTGCTCGACCTGATCAGTCCGCTGGAAGAGCAGGGGATTCTGGTGCGTCGTTCGCGTGAGGTGCTGGAGCGTGAGATCGAGCAATTCAGCGTGGTCGAGCGTGAGGGGATGATCATCGCCTGTGCGGCTTTGTATCAGATTGCCGATTCGGATGCCGGTGAACTGGCGTGTCTGGCGGTGAACCCGGAGTACCGCCATGGCGGTCGCGGCGATGAACTGCTGGAACGCATCGAGACCCGCGCCCGCGCGCAGGGCTTGAAGACGCTATTCGTCCTCACCACCCGCACCGCGCATTGGTTCCGCGAGCGCGGTTTCGAGCCAAGCAGCGTAGAGCGCCTGCCAGCGGCACGGGCGTCGCTGTACAACTATCAGCGCAACTCGAAAATCTTCGAAAAAACCCTCTGAAGACAGGTGAGGCGCTTTTGTGGCGAGGGGATTTATCCCCGATGATGGGGCGCGCAGCGGCCCCGCTTTTGGGACTGCTGCGCGCCCCATCGGGGATAAATCCCCTCGCCACAGGTTTCATTCAGCCAGTGATGGATTTCGCAATTATTCGGTGATGAATTTCGCGCTGACGTACGGCGAATAATCCGGCAGCACCGTTTCAACCTTGCCCTGTTCCTTCAAAAACTTCGCCGTCTCCCCAATTGCTTTCGCCGTG
Protein-coding sequences here:
- the argE gene encoding acetylornithine deacetylase, producing MPLPSMKDQFAALIAAPSVSCTQPSLDQSNRAVIDLLAEWLGDLGFKCDIQQVSPGKFNLLASFGSGPGGLVLAGHSDTVPYDDALWQTDPLKLTEVDGRWVGLGSCDMKGFFALIIEAVQPLLDQPFKQPLLILATCDEESSMSGARALAEAGRPLGRAAVIGEPTGLKPIRMHKGIMMERIDILGQSGHSSDPRLGHSALEAMHDAIGELRGLRLLWQREFNNPQFSVPQPTMNFGCIHGGDNPNRICGQCSLEFDLRPLPGMDPKVLRAEILRKLNPVAERHQVKIDYKPLFPEVPPFEQSEDTELVRIAEKLTGHAAEAVAFGTEAPYLQRLGCETIVLGPGDIACAHQPGEYLEMSRLQPTVHLLRQLIEHYCLTSAPTSVTSM
- the argA gene encoding amino-acid N-acetyltransferase: MPEYVNWLRHASPYINAHRDCTFVVMLPGDGVEHPNFGNIVHDIVLLHSLGVRLVLVHGSRPQIETRLAARGLTPHYHHGMRITDAATLECVIDAVGQLRIAIEARLSMDMASSPMQGSRLRVASGNLVTARPIGVLEGVDYHHTGEVRRVDRKGINRLLDERSIVLLSPLGYSPTGEIFNLACEDVATRAAIDLGADKLLLFGADLGLIDENGRLVRELRPQQVPAHLQRLGSSNYQAELLDAAAEACRGGVARSHIVSYAEDGALLTELFTRDGGGTLVAQEQFELVREAAIEDVGGLLDLISPLEEQGILVRRSREVLEREIEQFSVVEREGMIIACAALYQIADSDAGELACLAVNPEYRHGGRGDELLERIETRARAQGLKTLFVLTTRTAHWFRERGFEPSSVERLPAARASLYNYQRNSKIFEKTL